The Rattus rattus isolate New Zealand chromosome X, Rrattus_CSIRO_v1, whole genome shotgun sequence genome has a window encoding:
- the LOC116889258 gene encoding short stature homeobox protein 2-like, with translation MEHQNTNCVLHEGLDEDKEKLNGAKAQKVLADGQGRNEGESGQDQPGSEAAAAADGEGAKELSGEGGPAAGAAGLVDNRNQEDHGTRGKDQENEKQPEKPVPEDMEVLENVQPIPVLITGVQPVPVLMPDVKPVSVLVRQRSFHYKFTRWQLQEMERIFQQNHFIGAEERRHLARWIGVSEARVQNWFKGRREQYRRQQKL, from the exons ATGGAGCATCAAAACACCAACTGCGTACTTCATGAGGGACTTGACGAAGATAAGGAAAAATTGAATG GTGCAAAGGCACAGAAGGTTTTAGCTGATGGACAGGGTAGAAatgagggagagagtggacaggaCCAGCCTGGatctgaagcagcagcagcagcagatgggGAAGGAGCAAAAGAATTAAGTGGAGAAGGTGGGCCGGCTGCTGGCGCTGCAGGCCTCGTGGATAACAGGAACCAAGAGGACCATGGCACCAGAGGCAAAGACCAGGAGAACGAGAAGCAGCCAGAGAAGCCAGTCCCTGAGGACATGGAGGTCTTAGAGAATGTGCAGCCTATTCCCGTGCTGATAACTGGTGTGCAGCCTGTTCCAGTGCTGATGCCTGACGTAAAGCCTGTGTCGGTGCTGGTACGCCAGCGTAGCTTCCACTACAAGTTCACTCGGTGGCAGCTGCAGGAGATGGAGCGAATTTTCCAGCAGAATCACTTCATCGGTGCAGAAGAAAG aagaCATCTGGCAAGATGGATAGGTGTGAGTGAAGCCAGAGTTCAG AATTGGTTTAAGGGAAGACGAGAACAATATAGGAGACAGCAGAAGCTATAA